The following DNA comes from Camelina sativa cultivar DH55 chromosome 14, Cs, whole genome shotgun sequence.
TTTCCTTGCGCCAATAATGATAGAGGGATAGGGCGAGTAGGGTCTCTGCCTACTGTTTTTTCGGATTATAggtgttttgttgatggatCGTGGAATATGGGGAACGCTTTCGCGGGTGCAGGTTGGGTGTGTTCAGCCGCTACGGATGGTTTGACTATAAAGGGAGCCACCAATTTCCGTCAGATTCTTTCCTCATTGCATGCAGAAGTAGAAACTTTTGTTTGGGCTTTGCGttgcatgattggacatgattATCGAGAAGTGGCTTTCTATACAgactgctcagacttggtgaagatggtgtcttcccctcAAGACTGGCCGGCTTTCAAAACCTATCTCGACGATATAGAGATGGATTTGGAggggttttcttctttctccttatcttttattctcAAAAATGCTAATGTCAGTGCGGATTCTTtagcacgccaagcgcgtacatcACTGcagcatgttttgtttgtaaatttttttccttcgcattggctcatatgagctgatctttttgttgataaaaaaaaataaaaaaaaaggtgtNTAGTCTGGGGGGATGCATCGGTTAGCCTGGGAGAAATTATGTGGGAGCAAGCAGTTGGGGGGTTTGAGTTTTaggaatgtggatgattttaacACTGCCTCATTGGCAAAGCAGTTGTGGCGACTGATCGAGGCACATGAGTCCCTTTTTGCACGGGTTTTTAAGGGCAGGTATTATAGGAACTCAAATCCTATGGATCCTATTCGTTCTTATTCTCCATCCTATGGGTGGCGGAATATTGTTTCAGCTAGATCTTTGGTAAACAAAGGACTTATTATACGGGTTGGCTCTGGTGATTCCATCTCTATATGGACCCATGGATACCAGctcaatccccaagaccagcTGTGAGTAAGGGACCTTTTCAGGATCCTTCTTTGAAAATTTCACATCTTATCGATCGCCAAACTAATTCTTGGCGGTTAGATATGCTCCTTGAGCAGTTTCCCCCGGAGGAGGCTGTTTTAATCAGGGCTTTACCTTTGGGTTGTCCTCAGATGGTTGACTCATTGGGTTGGCACTTTACAAAATCTGAAAAGTATTCGGTTAAATCAGGGTATGATACGGAACGTTTGGCAAAATAGAGGTCTCTCGTGCCTCGCTTTGGGCCGGACATTACTCCGCTTCTAGCGGGTTTTTGGCGGGTGGCGTGTCCACCAAAGATAAAGCATTTCATGTGGCAAGTCTTATCCGGGTGTATCTCGGTTTCAGCGAACTTGAGGAGGCAAGGCATTGCTTGTGATTCAGGTTGTGCCCGTTGTGGGGAAGATGAGGAAACGGTAAATCATGCTATTTTCCAGTGTCCGCCAGCTCGACAGGTTTGGGCGTTAGCTCAGGTGCTGGTCGGTCAGGTTTCTTTCCCTACAGCTTTTCTGTATGCAAATGTGGATCATTTTTTGAGTTCTGCTAATCCGGGTGCTCAGGTTGCGGCTTTCCcttggattatgtggtatatttggaaggcgCGAAATGCTCGTGTATTTGAGAATGTTATAGATAAGCTTGAGGATGTTGTTAGGATAGCGGTAGGAGAGTCTTCCACATGGTTACAGGCTCAGACAGAGGATGAGGTGGAGGAAGTATCGCCGTTTCCTTGCGCCAATAATGATAGAGGGATAGGGCGAGTAGGGTCTCTGCCTACTGTTTTTTCGGATTATAggtgttttgttgatggatCGTGGAATATGGGGAACGCTTTCGCGGGTGCAGGTTGGGTGTGTTCAGCCGCTACGGATGGTTTGACTATAAAGGGAGCCACCAATTTCCGTCAGATTCTTTCCTCATTGCATGCAGAAGTAGAAACTTTTGTTTGGGCTTTGCGttgcatgattggacatgattATCGAGAAGTGGCTTTCTATACAgactgctcagacttggtgaagatggtgtcttcccctcAAGACTGGCCGGCTTTCAAAACCTATCTCGACGATATAGAGATGGATTTGGAggggttttcttctttctccttatcttttattctcAAAAATGCTAATGTCAGTGCGGATTCTTtagcacgccaagcgcgtacatcACTGcagcatgttttgtttgtaaatttttttccttcgcattggctcatatgagctgatctttttgttgataaaaaaaaataaaaaaaaaggtgtgaTTTTAATTACACTGAACTGTACCTTTATAATACAGGTGTCagtatcataaataaaaaatatgaacaaCGAAGAGGGTACTGGAAAATATATTCGTATGCACGTCAAGTTGGTCCAATAATGAGTATCAAACAGAAAAATTACTAAGAATAACATGTATTATCCATAAAACCATTTATAAGATCTTGGTATtgatgtccaaaaaaaagatcttcaatgcatctcatttttatttttaatacaacgTTTCTAACGTTTCCATAAATCCTGATCCGATTCAAAACTCTACTTTTTGGTGAATCTCTCTTTCAAGATCTTCACACCCATNATATTGTTTCAGCTAGATCTTTGGTAAACAAAGGACTTATTATACGGGTTGGCTCTGGTGATTCCATCTCTATATGGACCCATGGATACCAGctcaatccccaagaccagcTGTGAGTAAGGGACCTTTTCAGGATCCTTCTTTGAAAATTTCACATCTTATCGATCGCCAAACTAATTCTTGGCGGTTAGATATGCTCCTTGAGCAGTTTCCCCCGGAGGAGGCTGTTTTAATCAGGGCTTTACCTTTCGGTTGTCCTCAGATGGTTGACTCATTGGGTTGGCACTTTACAAAATCTGAAAAGTATTCGGTTAAATCAGGGTATGATACAGAACGTTNNNNNNNNNNNNNNNNNNNNNNNNNNNNNNNNNNNNNNNNNNNNNNNNNNNNNNNNNNNNNNNNNNNNNNNNNNNNNNNNNNNNNNNNNNNNNNNNNNNNNNNNNNNNNNNNNNNNNNNNNNNNNNNNNNNNNNNNNNNNNNNNNNNNNNNNNNNNNNNNNNNNNNNNNNNNNNNNNNNNNNNNNNNNNNNNNNNNNNNNNNNNNNNNNNNNNNNNNNNNNNNNNNNNNNNNNNNNNNNNNNNNNNNNNNNNNNNNNNNNNNNNNNNNNNNNNNNNNNNNNNNNNNNNNNNNNNNNNNNNNNNNNNNNNNNNNNNNNNNNNNNNNNNNNNNNNNNNNNNNNNNNNNNNNNNNNNNNNNNNNNNNNNNNNNNNNNNNNNNNNNNNNNNNNNNNNNNNNNNNNNNNNNNNNNNNNNNNNNNNNNNNNNNNNNNNNNNNNNNNNNNNNNNNNNNNNNNNNNNNNNNNNNNNNNNNNNNNNNNNNNNNNNNNNNNNNNNNNNNNNNNNNNNNNNNNNNNNNNNNNNNNNNNNNNNNNNNNNNNNNNNNNNNNNNNNNNNNNNNNNNNNNNNNNNNNNNNNNNNNNNNNNNNNNNNNNNNNNNNNNNNNNNNNNNNNNNNNNNNNNNNNNNNNNNNNNNNNNNNNNNNNNNNNNNNNNNNNNNNNNNNNNNNNNNNNNNNNNNNNNNNNNNNNNNNNNNNNNNNNNNNNNNNNNNNNNNNNNNNNNNNNNNNNNNNNNNNNNNNNNNNNNNNNNNNNNNNNNNNNNNNNNNNNNNNNNNNNNNNNNNNNNNNNNNNNNNNNNNNNNNNNNNNNNNNNNNNNNNNNNNNNNNNNNNNNNNNNNNNNNNNNNNNNNNNNNNNNNNNNNNNNNNNNNNNNNNNNNNNNNNNNNNNNNNNNNNNNNNNNNNNNNNNNNNNNNNNNNNNNNNNNNNNNNNNNNNNNNNNNNNNNNNNNNNNNNNNNNNNNNNNNNNNNNNNNNNNNNNNNNNNNNNNNNNNNNNNNNNNNNNNNNNNNNNNNNNNNNNNNNNNNNNNNNNNNNNNNNNNNNNNNNNNNNNNNNNNNNNNNNNNNNNNNNNNNNNNNNNNNNNNNNNNNNNNNNNNNNNNNNNNNNNNNNNNNNNNNNNNNNNNNNNNNNNNNNNNNNNNNNNNNNNNNNNNNNNNNNNNNNNNNNNNNNNNNNNNNNNNNNNNNNNNNNNNNNNNNNNNNNNNNNNNNNNNNNNNNNNNNNNNNNNNNNNNNNNNNNNNNNNNNNNNNNNNNNNNNNNNNNNNNNNNNNNNNNNNNNNNNNNNNNNNNNNNNNNNNNNNNNNNNNNNNNNNNNNNNNNNNNNNNNNNNNNNNNNNNNNNNNNNNNNNNNNNNNNNNNNNNNNNNNNNNNNNNNNNNNNNNNNNNNNNNNNNNNNNNNNNNNNNNNNNNNNNNNNNNNNNNNNNNNNNNNNNNNNNNNNNNNNNNNNNNNNNNNNNNNNNNNNNNNNNNNNNNNNNNNNNNNNNNNNNNNNNNNNNNNNNNNNNNNNNNNNNNNNNNNNNNNNNNNNNNNNNNNNNNNNNNNNNNNNNNNNNNNNNNNNNNNNNNNNNNNNNNNNNNNNNNNNNNNNNNNNNNNNNNNNNNNNNNNNNNNNNNNNNNNNNNNNNNNNNNNNNNNNNNNNNNNNNNNNNNNNNNNNNNNNNNNNNNNNNNNNNNNNNNNNNNNNNNNNNNNNNNNNNNNNNNNNNNNNNNNNNNNNNNNNNNNNNNNNNNNNNNNNNNNNNNNNNNNNNNNNNNNNNNNNNNNNNNNNNNNNNNNNNNNNNNNNNNNNNNNNNNNNNNNNNNNNNNNNNNNNNNNNNNNNNNNNNNNNNNNNNNNNNNNNNNNNNNNNNNNNNNNNNNNNNNNNNNNNNNNNNNNNNNNNNNNNNNNNNNNNNNNNNNNNNNNNNNNNNNNNNNNNNNNNNNNNNNNNNNNNNNNNNNNNNNNNNNNNNNNNNNNNNNNNNNNNNNNNNNNNNNNNNNNNNNNNNNNNNNNNNNNNNNNNNNNNNNNNNNNNNNNNNNNNNNNNNNNNNNNNNNNNNNNNNNNNNNNNNNNNNNNNNNNNNNNNNNNNNNNNNNNNNNNNNNNNNNNNNNNNNNNNNNNNNNNNNNNNNNNNNNNNNNNNNNNNNNNNNNNNNNNNNNNNNNNNNNNNNNNNNNNNNNNNNNNNNNNNNNNNNNNNNNNNNNNNNNNNNNNNNNNNNNNNNNNNNNNNNNNNNNNNNNNNNNNNNNNNNNNNNNNNNNNNNNNNNNNNNNNNNNNNNNNNNNNNNNNNNNNNNNNNNNNNNNNNNNNNNNNNNNNNNNNNNNNNNNNNNNNNNNNNNNNNNNNNNNNNNNNNNNNNNNNNNNNNNNNNNNNNNNNNNNNNNNNNNNNNNNNNNNNNNNNNNNNNNNNNNNNNNNNNNNNNNNNNNNNNNNNNNNNNNNNNNNNNNNNNNNNNNNNNNNNNNNNNNNNNNNNNNNNNNNNNNNNNNNNNNNNNNNNNNNNNNNNNNNNNNNNNNNNNNNNNNNNNNNNNNNNNNNNNNNNNNNNNNNNNNNNNNNNNNNNNNNNNNNNNNNNNNNNNNNNNNNNNNNNNNNNNNNNNNNNNNNNNNNNNNNNNNNNNNNNNNNNNNNNNNNNNNNNNNNNNNNNNNNNNNNNNNNNNNNNNNNNNNNNNNNNNNNNNNNNNNNNNNNNNNNNNNNNNNNNNNNNNNNNNNNNNNNNNNNNNNNNNNNNNNNNNNNNNNNNNNNNNNNNNNNNNNNNNNNNNNNNNNNNNNNNNNNNNNNNNNNNNNNNNNNNNNNNNNNNNNNNNNNNNNNNNNNNNNNNNNNNNNNNNNNNNNNNNNNNNNNNNNNNNNNNNNNNNNNNNNNNNNNNNNNNNNNNNNNNNNNNNNNNNNNNNNNNNNNNNNNNNNNNNNNNNNNNNNNNNNNNNNNNNNNNNNNNNNNNNNNNNNNNNNNNNNNNNNNNNNNNNNNNNNNNNNNNNNNNNNNNNNNNNNNNNNNNNNNNNNNNNNNNNNNNNNNNNNNNNNNNNNNNNNNNNNNNNNNNNNNNNNNNNNNNNNNNNNNNNNNNNNNNNNNNNNNNNNNNNNNNNNNNNNNNNNNNNNNNNNNNNNNNNNNNNNNNNNNNNNNNNNNNNNNNNNNNNNNNNNNNNNNNNNNNNNNNNNNNNNNNNNNNNNNNNNNNNNNNNNNNNNNNNNNNNNNNNNNNNNNNNNNNNNNNNNNNNNNNNNNNNNNNNNNNNNNNNNNNNNNNNNNNNNNNNNNNNNNNNNNNNNNNNNNNNNNNNNNNNNNNNNNNNNNNNNNNNNNNNNNNNNNNNNNNNNNNNNNNNNNNNNNNNNNNNNNNNNNNNNNNNNNNNNNNNNNNNNNNNNNNNNNNNNNNNNNNNNNNNNNNNNNNNNNNNNNNNNNNNNNNNNNNNNNNNNNNNNNNNNNNNNNNNNNNNNNNNNNNNNNNNNNNNNNNNNNNNNNNNNNNNNNNNNNNNNNNNNNNNNNNNNNNNNNNNNNNNNNNNNNNNNNNNNNNNNNNNNNNNNNNNNNNNNNNNNNNNNNNNNNNNNNNNNNNNNNNNNNNNNNNNNNNNNNNNNNNNNNNNNNNNNNNNNNNNNNNNNNNNNNNNNNNNNNNNNNNNNNNNNNNNNNNNNNNNNNNNNNNNNNNNNNNNNNNNNNNNNNNNNNNNNNNNNNNNNNNNNNNNNNNNNNNNNNNNNNNNNNNNNNNNNNNNNNNNNNNNNNNNNNNNNNNNNNNNNNNNNNNNNNNNNNNNNNNNNNNNNNNNNNNNNNNNNNNNNNNNNNNNNNNNNNNNNNNNNNNNNNNNNNNNNNNNNNNNNNNNNNNNNNNNNNNNNNNNNNNNNNNNNNNNNNNNNNNNNNNNNNNNNNNNNNNNNNNNNNNNNNNNNNNNNNNNNNNNNNNNNNNNNNNNNNNNNNNNNNNNNNNNNNNNNNNNNNNNNNNNNNNNNNNNNNNNNNNNNNNNNNNNNNNNNNNNNNNNNNNNNNNNNNNNNNNNNNNNNNNNNNNNNNNNNNNNNNNNNNNNNNNNNNNNNNNNNNNNNNNNNNNNNNNNNNNNNNNNNNNNNNNNNNNNNNNNNNNNNNNNNNNNNNNNNNNNNNNNNNNNNNNNNNNNNNNNNNNNNNNNNNNNNNNNNNNNNNNNNNNNNNNNNNNNNNNNNNNNNNNNNNNNNNNNNNNNNNNNNNNNNNNNNNNNNNNNNNNNNNNNNNNNNNNNNNNNNNNNNNNNNNNNNNNNNNNNNNNNNNNNNNNNNNNNNNNNNNNNNNNNNNNNNNNNNNNNNNNNNNNNNNNNNNNNNNNNNNNNNNNNNNNNNNNNNNNNNNNNNNNNNNNNNNNNNNNNNNNNNNNNNNNNNNNNNNNNNNNNNNNNNNNNNNNNNNNNNNNNNNNNNNNNNNNNNNNNNNNNNNNNNNCATGATTGGACATGATTATCGAGAAGTGGCTTTCTATACAgactgctcagacttggtgaagatggtgtcttcccctcAAGACTGGCCGGCTTTCAAAACCTATCTCGACGATATAGAGATGGATTTGGAggggttttcttctttctccttatcttttattctcAAAAATGCTAATGTCAGTGCGGATTCTTtagcacgccaagcgcgtacatcACTGcagcatgttttgtttgtaaatttttttccttcgcattggctcatatgagctgatctttttgttgataaaaaaaaataaaaaaaaaggtgtgaTTTTAATTACACTGAACTGTACCTTTATAATACAGGTGTCagtatcataaataaaaaatatgaacaaCGAAGAGGGTACTGGAAAATATATTCGTATGCACGTCAAGTTGGTCCAATAATGAGTATCAAACAGAAAAATTACTAAGAATAACATGTATTATCCATAAAACCATTTATAAGATCTTGGTATtgatgtccaaaaaaaagatcttcaatgcatctcatttttatttttaatacaacgTTTCTAACGTTTCCATAAATCCTGATCCGATTCAAAACTCTACTTTTTGGTGAATCTCTCTTTCAAGATCTTCACACCCATATACCTGCATGCGAATAGTCATGGAAAAATCGTTAGCCTTTAGCCAAAAATACAAACATCAACATAATACATATGTGATAGTTTTACCTGCCAAGCATCATAACGGTGGCTTGAGGGTTTGTCCCGGGACAATAACCAACGGTCGACATATCAATGACTCTGAGTCGGTCGATACCAATAACTTTATAATCCCCATCGACTACTTTACCCACAACACATCCTCCATGGTAATGCCAAATAGTTGTAACTGTATGCTGACAAAATTCCTCAGCTGATGGAGGCAACGAGGCTCCAGGACCACTTCTCGGCGGCCTTAGATTGACTGGAGTACTCGCCGTGAGGTTAAGCAAATACTCAAACGGCATATCCGCATACTTATACCTAGAAAATGCCTTAGATTGTACGACCCTCTCTATAGTTTGGATCCCTCGAATGCAACGTTTAAGGTCGTCCGGATGTTGGAAATAGTTGAAAGTTACGACCGGATTATCTTTCGGATTTCGTGTCTTGAGTTCTAAATGACCCGTTGATAGTGGGCCCATTACTTTCTCCAAAAGGAAGCCTCCTTGAAAAGGTTGGGCTGATGATAATTTGGTCATTGAATTTGACTCTAGTAGTGTTGCCCTTGGTGAAAACATTGCGTAGTAGTCTCTAGTAGATGATCCACTAGAACCACCGCCACCTCCGCCAAAATTCTCACCACCGGCGGCTTCCACATATGTTCCTTCGCCGGTAATCCCGACAACCTCGATGAGTGAGACCTCGACCGGGACCGGAGAGGGGATGAACACGGCGTTCATAGGGTTATCGTGCATGCCTTGGCCCACTTGAGGCTGGTCCATCACCACCGTGATATTTTGTGCCTGTAGTTGAGCTGATGGACCAACACCACTTAGCATCAGAAGTTGTGGGCTCCCTAGGGTTCCGGCCGATAGGATGATCTCGTTCAATGCGCCTTCCTTTAGGTAAGCTCGGTGGGCCTGACCGGTCTGGTCTCGGTAAACAACTCCGTTAGCTATTGGCTTGGTGGTACCTTAAACGTGAATAATTGGGAATTGATTGTTAGttaatcatatgatataatgTTTTAACAGAATTATGCATTAGAATAAAGTGATAAGAAAGACTTGATTTATGAACAAAAGTAATGGACTAAGAGAATTTACAtgaaatatatagtgaaaaagaaataaagacaTTGATTTTGCACAAATGTCAATCAAACCACATCAATTTATTAAGAGAAAAAGTTAGGATGACTTATAAACTTAAACCCATGAAAATGCATTTAGTAGTGTATAATATATCCAACTTCTAACAttgtatgtatttatttattcgGTGATTTTATACTAGAAAAGTAGAAATGTTACATTAAGTACCTCGAGTTCGAAACAAGATCCGGTGGACAGTAGCATGCAAAAGAACGGTAATACCCTTGGGATCGGCGTACTCTAACAAATCGGCGGCGGTGTGTCTATGGCCATTGTGGTCAAAAATAGTACCGCCAAATTTGGTGCCATTGATGTGATCATAAGTGAAACCATTGTTAGGGACAATCCCAGCCTCCAATAAGCCGTCTCTCACGGCGGTTTGCCACGGCCCCATCGGAGGCTGAAAGGCCACTTTAGCTTCTACCCACTGGTACGACTCGTTCGCTAGCGCTCCGTCCCAACCCATGTTCCTAACAACATTTCAATTCGTATTAATTATGTTATACCATCGACGGACCAAAggcaacaacaataataactaattttccaacaaaaaacaaaaaaaggaaaaaaaaataactacaatCATAAATACTATGTTAAATGAATACAGTTGTATATATCATCTGTTGTCCTACATATATTAATGTATGTCCATATGGAttgatcaaatatttatttccatGATggaaactttttatatatagaaagtgGAAAAACTCGGAtacttttttgttattcaaaGCACTCGAACtatgattttaaatttcagTGTGAATCCTTCAATCTCTCTACAGCGAGAGTTGGTAGGGacgataattttatttttttactatgcATCACAAACTAATTACGCCATTTTTTCAAGAATAATTTAAACTAGACTGTAGACATTCTAACCTATGGTGTAGTGAAAACGGTCGCAAGATATTATGCATTATTTACTTATAATTAACTTATACTAATACTTATAGATAAAGTAGACGAAAAGACTTTCTGAATTAAAAAATTCATCGTAGGTGAAatgtatatttgtaaatatacgCATGCACGCGTATTAGTATTTCAGATGCACTAACCTAACGTATTTGGTGCCGGCACGTGTGTAGAAGCCGGCGTTGAGAGCGCTTCCGCCACCGAGAACTCGAGCACGTGCGTTAATGACGCCGTCCTCCGATACAAAACGCTGAGATGGTGAGGCCTCAGACAAGTCAGAGAGAGCGGCTCCGAAAGACGAGAGCCTCGTGATATTGGGGTTGTCGTACGGTGCGCCACCGCGTTCGAGCAGTAAAACGCTAGCGTTTTGAGACAGCGTTGCGGCTAGAGGGCACCCGGCGGTCCCACCACCGATGATAATGTAGTCGTAGTACGACGTCTTCGGACTTCCTGTGGCGTTCCGCATGAAGGAGTAGTTTGGAGCTGCGACCAAAAAGGTAAAGCTGTAACACAGTACTATAATATGAATACACAGATACATAAGAAATCTATTTGTagtatatgaatatgattacCTTTGTCAGAAGAACAAATTGGAGAATGGATGAAAAGTGAGAGAGCAACAAACAATCTCCATGACCAAAATCTATCCAAcattattacaaaattgaaGTTAAACAAAATCTAGAGTATAATTTTCTCACTTTGTATgcgtatatatatgtatatgataataTATGAGACTTGTGTTTTTTCTAATAAAGGTTTGTGATAAGCTATGGTTGAAATTAATGGTTTCGACCTTTCCACTATTTATATAGCTAGAGGCAATTAAGAGTCCATCTAATTCTGAGGAAATGCAACACCAAGATTCTCTGTTTATTTTCATGGACACGTGTCAAATTGAGAAGCAGATAATAGACCcccaaaatatgaataaataaatgTCATTTAAAGAAAATGCAAATTAGATGGGAGTCtcatgagagaaaaaaaactaaatggaCCGATAAAACTTATAGGGAATGCAATATAGAAATTGGTACACTCAACCTGTCTCTCTTGGACACATGAATAAAGAAATCCgaaaatggaaataaaattaaatttatgattatatttttagtgGCCAACGTCCATCAATATTATGTTAAAGACCATGACGTCCATTAATAGACAGTTTGGTTACAGTTAAAATGCACCTACTCTTTCTCTTTGTCATTTGATCGTAATAACTAATAACTAACTAAGCCGAATATGTAGGTGGAAATAATGGACAACAATAGTTTCTCTAATGATTTAAGTATGATAATAGAATGTTATAATCCATACAtgatatatagattaaaaaaacaatttttgaaCATAACAACATATTCAAATTCGGATTAGGTAGTAGAACCCGAAACTGATTTAGGTTTAACAATATTCTAGATGAgaaaattttattgaaatatGTTGAAGAAACAATTGTTGCTTAAGAGGATTGCTTGATCAGCGTGTGTTATTAAccctactattttttttttttttggggaaaataaCTCTACTATTTATTAGTAGAAATTCTATACATCTTCCGTGTGTTCAATTCAAGATACGATAATTATATGGGCCAAGCTCGATTCAATTATCAAACGAAACGGACTCAAAGCCCATCATACATTATACGATAATTTTCTTATACTCGAACTTCGATTACGTGacatccaaaaaaattataatttggaaaataaaagagaaaaaagaaaagaaaatggagtACAATATGCTTGTACAGCTCATTAACATGAAATACAGATAGAGATCTCTCTGGTTCTCAAAAGCATAGACAAATCGAACTGACTGACTCTAATGATTAAGTTAAGTTACCTAATATAATATTAGTGTTAGgctcaataaaaaaattatactagtaAATTAAGTTAGTTTACTCAATCAATTAGTCTTCTATGGTCTCAGACAGCGAAGcaaccagaaaagaaaaaagaaaaaaaaaaaaaagacagaaagaaGTGGAAGACATCTAGGTCCCGCTCCATACGTACAACGTGGCATACTTGAAATGGGTATTGGCTAATATTATTATCGTCACGAGCTATAAAAAGCTTTGTTCGTGTGGCTCTTTCATCTTTTTCGCCGCTGGATAACTTTCCAATAGTTAGGTTTTTTACTTTACATTTTATCTTTACAAATCTTTTCTTGTCCAATCCCGTACTAGGATCATAGCATACCGTTCTGTATTTATATTATTCCCTTATCCGAAACATGGAATAGCATGTTATtatttgatagatttttttttatatatactaggtttGAATTGACGCTAAGCGtggatttatttgatatattttgataaaaattatatatgattgattacgataataaaatattattttataaaaaattaaaattaatactaaagaaaaaaattaaatttcagatacacaattttttaaaatataaaaatcagttgtgttataaaatcaaatctgataaaaaaacataaatttaacttgacgtccagactaggcaaatcaaactgatgacctcatatatcctaaaccattttctttgatcaccagaaaaacgaaacaattttataatcataaatttaactcgttttcatatttaattgatcgctaccacctatgttttcgt
Coding sequences within:
- the LOC104739903 gene encoding protein HOTHEAD-like yields the protein MLDRFWSWRLFVALSLFIHSPICSSDKAPNYSFMRNATGSPKTSYYDYIIIGGGTAGCPLAATLSQNASVLLLERGGAPYDNPNITRLSSFGAALSDLSEASPSQRFVSEDGVINARARVLGGGSALNAGFYTRAGTKYVRNMGWDGALANESYQWVEAKVAFQPPMGPWQTAVRDGLLEAGIVPNNGFTYDHINGTKFGGTIFDHNGHRHTAADLLEYADPKGITVLLHATVHRILFRTRGTTKPIANGVVYRDQTGQAHRAYLKEGALNEIILSAGTLGSPQLLMLSGVGPSAQLQAQNITVVMDQPQVGQGMHDNPMNAVFIPSPVPVEVSLIEVVGITGEGTYVEAAGGENFGGGGGGSSGSSTRDYYAMFSPRATLLESNSMTKLSSAQPFQGGFLLEKVMGPLSTGHLELKTRNPKDNPVVTFNYFQHPDDLKRCIRGIQTIERVVQSKAFSRYKYADMPFEYLLNLTASTPVNLRPPRSGPGASLPPSAEEFCQHTVTTIWHYHGGCVVGKVVDGDYKVIGIDRLRVIDMSTVGYCPGTNPQATVMMLGRYMGVKILKERFTKK